In Lentibacillus amyloliquefaciens, one DNA window encodes the following:
- a CDS encoding LacI family DNA-binding transcriptional regulator, with protein sequence MTTIRDVAELAKVSTATVSRVINSNGYVNDGTKKRVKEAIEQLNYLPNDVARSLFKGRSQMIALFVPDITNPFFPELARAIEDVTNQYDYTFVLCNTDNDIVKKIDYLNALQQKSVDGFIIVSSSLMEEHLKNIQAPIVALDRSISSDISSVTVNNRVGSRQAVKYLKSLGCSRIAHIAGPEHVDNAIYRMRGFLDEVKHEGWFNSSYVVSGAYNFEMARKATVNLLTKNPEIDGIFAGNDLMGAGVLNAAASLDIKVPEDLAVIGFDGISLGEKVTPALTTMAQPIYDIGTRAAEILITQISTPDSTVTAEEFNVQLTERQSTQ encoded by the coding sequence ATGACAACTATTCGTGATGTGGCTGAGCTTGCAAAGGTTTCAACGGCGACAGTGTCTCGGGTCATTAACAGCAATGGCTACGTAAATGATGGAACGAAGAAACGTGTCAAAGAAGCGATTGAACAATTGAATTACCTTCCGAATGATGTGGCACGGAGTCTGTTTAAAGGCCGTTCACAAATGATTGCATTGTTTGTGCCTGATATTACAAACCCTTTTTTTCCTGAGCTTGCCCGTGCTATAGAGGATGTTACGAACCAGTATGATTATACCTTTGTCCTTTGCAATACGGATAACGATATCGTTAAAAAAATTGATTACTTGAATGCACTGCAGCAAAAGTCCGTTGACGGCTTTATTATTGTGTCAAGCTCACTTATGGAAGAACATTTGAAAAATATTCAGGCACCGATTGTAGCGCTTGACCGCAGCATCAGCTCCGATATTTCTTCGGTAACCGTCAATAATCGGGTTGGCAGCAGACAGGCAGTGAAATATTTAAAGTCACTCGGTTGCAGCCGAATTGCCCACATTGCCGGACCTGAACATGTCGATAATGCCATATACCGTATGCGGGGATTTTTGGATGAAGTGAAACATGAAGGTTGGTTTAACAGCAGTTATGTGGTATCAGGTGCGTACAATTTTGAAATGGCACGGAAAGCTACTGTGAATTTGCTAACTAAGAACCCCGAAATTGATGGGATTTTTGCAGGGAATGATTTAATGGGTGCTGGGGTGCTGAACGCCGCAGCCTCGCTGGATATAAAAGTACCAGAGGATCTTGCTGTGATTGGATTTGATGGCATTTCCCTGGGCGAAAAGGTCACACCGGCATTGACAACGATGGCTCAGCCCATTTATGACATAGGAACGAGAGCGGCGGAGATATTGATTACACAAATCAGCACACCTGATTCAACTGTTACGGCAGAAGAATTCAACGTTCAATTAACAGAACGGCAATCGACCCAATGA
- the rbsK gene encoding ribokinase, producing the protein MNNEPNVCIVGSINMDLTVKTDKMPMQGETVLGDTFFTNPGGKGANQAVAAARMGANVNFIGAVGEDAFGKTLLQNLTNEGVRKTGIETIPDVSTGTATIILSDNDNRIIVAPGANNHVTPELVEKYRDLIKSSDIVLMQLEVPMETIEFTTELAETNGVPIIMNPAPFQQLPEKVLKNISYMTPNEIELAAMKEDPLFDFIQEKLVVTRGDKGVSFVENGTEQDTDGYHVHVTDTTGAGDTFNGTLAGELARGAELAEAVNVANAAAALSVSKIGAQGGMPTKQDVQRFLQKGNITE; encoded by the coding sequence ATGAATAATGAACCAAACGTATGTATAGTTGGCAGCATTAATATGGATTTAACAGTCAAGACCGACAAAATGCCGATGCAAGGTGAGACAGTCCTCGGCGATACGTTTTTCACCAATCCCGGCGGCAAGGGAGCGAATCAGGCTGTGGCGGCAGCGCGTATGGGAGCTAATGTGAATTTTATCGGTGCTGTCGGTGAAGATGCTTTTGGAAAAACGCTTCTTCAAAATCTTACCAATGAAGGTGTTAGGAAGACAGGCATTGAAACAATCCCTGATGTATCAACTGGGACAGCAACAATTATTCTGTCTGATAATGATAATCGTATTATCGTTGCGCCTGGTGCCAACAATCATGTGACACCAGAACTCGTGGAAAAATATCGCGACTTAATTAAGAGCAGTGATATAGTGCTGATGCAGCTCGAAGTACCAATGGAAACGATTGAATTTACTACGGAACTCGCTGAGACGAATGGCGTGCCGATTATAATGAATCCCGCACCTTTCCAGCAGCTTCCGGAAAAAGTACTGAAAAACATTTCTTACATGACACCCAATGAGATTGAGCTGGCAGCAATGAAAGAAGATCCCCTGTTTGATTTTATTCAGGAAAAGCTGGTTGTGACTCGTGGTGATAAAGGCGTGTCGTTTGTTGAGAATGGAACCGAGCAGGATACTGACGGGTATCATGTACACGTAACCGACACAACAGGTGCCGGGGACACGTTTAACGGTACATTGGCTGGAGAACTGGCCCGTGGTGCCGAACTTGCAGAGGCAGTTAATGTGGCGAACGCAGCTGCAGCATTGTCGGTCTCAAAAATCGGCGCACAGGGCGGAATGCCGACTAAACAAGATGTTCAAAGATTTTTGCAGAAAGGGAATATCACCGAATGA
- the rbsD gene encoding D-ribose pyranase — MKKTGMLNRDIASVLARMGHTDTLIIADCGLPIPDEIMTIDLSIKLGTPDFLSVLESVADDMTIEKMALAEEIKTSNLALHSKLKTDYAGIPTTYLSHENLKRETSNAKAVIRTGETTPFANVILKSGVIF; from the coding sequence ATGAAGAAAACAGGAATGCTAAACCGTGACATTGCCTCAGTACTCGCAAGAATGGGACATACCGATACACTTATTATCGCAGATTGCGGGCTCCCTATTCCGGATGAAATCATGACGATTGATTTGTCAATAAAGTTGGGAACACCGGATTTTTTGTCAGTACTCGAGTCGGTTGCGGACGATATGACGATTGAAAAAATGGCTTTGGCAGAGGAAATAAAAACATCGAATCTCGCATTGCATAGCAAGCTTAAAACTGATTATGCCGGGATTCCGACAACATACCTGTCACATGAGAATCTGAAACGTGAAACCAGCAATGCAAAGGCAGTCATCCGTACCGGGGAAACAACACCATTTGCCAATGTGATTTTAAAATCGGGTGTTATTTTCTAG
- a CDS encoding sugar ABC transporter ATP-binding protein yields the protein MTQTPFAEMEGISKSFTGNQVLKNVNFSIDKGQVHALVGENGAGKSTLIKILTGIHKRDDGVVRISGREVHFSHPKEAEQQGIMVIHQELNIIPHLTVTENMFLGKNIAYGKTGILNTKEMRKQCKANLETLGVSNIDPDDLAGELSVGKQQMIEIARALSTNAELIVMDEPTAALTDREIESLFEVVESLRKQDVAVIYISHRMEEIFRICDRITVLRDGEYVGTENVSDVDFDTIVKMMVGRELGGRFPERNYSGGDVIFEVNNLAGKGLFDNISFSVKEGEILGVAGLMGAGRSEIMETIFGYTAKQHGSIHLNGEELTISHPSDAIKAGIGFITEDRKSKGLLTDFSIGDNISLTNMKSISSKGVVSAGKEQRLIAELMDRLTVKATGATQEVKALSGGNQQKVVIAKWLGIDPKLLILDEPTRGVDVGAKKEIYNIMNELTKNGVAIIMVSSELPEVLGVSDRIMVIHEGKIANILNHDEADQEKIMTAAAGGE from the coding sequence ATGACACAAACACCGTTTGCAGAAATGGAGGGAATCAGTAAGTCCTTTACCGGTAACCAGGTATTAAAGAATGTGAATTTCTCGATTGATAAAGGCCAGGTCCACGCCTTGGTCGGGGAAAACGGTGCCGGGAAATCAACGCTAATCAAAATTTTGACCGGAATTCATAAACGGGATGACGGTGTTGTCAGGATTAGCGGAAGGGAAGTCCATTTTTCTCATCCAAAAGAAGCGGAACAGCAGGGGATTATGGTTATCCATCAGGAATTGAATATTATTCCGCATCTGACCGTTACCGAAAATATGTTTCTCGGTAAAAATATCGCTTATGGCAAAACCGGTATCCTGAACACTAAAGAAATGCGGAAACAGTGTAAAGCAAACCTTGAAACGTTAGGAGTATCAAATATTGATCCGGATGATCTTGCCGGGGAACTGTCAGTAGGGAAGCAGCAGATGATTGAAATTGCCAGAGCGTTATCAACGAATGCTGAATTAATTGTAATGGACGAGCCGACCGCAGCTCTGACAGACCGTGAAATTGAAAGTCTTTTTGAAGTTGTTGAGTCATTACGGAAACAAGATGTCGCAGTTATTTACATTTCACATCGGATGGAAGAAATTTTCCGGATTTGTGACCGTATTACCGTATTGCGTGATGGTGAATACGTCGGCACAGAAAACGTCAGTGACGTTGATTTTGATACCATAGTCAAAATGATGGTCGGACGCGAACTGGGCGGGCGATTTCCAGAACGCAATTATTCAGGCGGTGATGTCATTTTTGAGGTGAATAATCTGGCCGGAAAAGGACTGTTTGATAATATAAGCTTTTCGGTAAAAGAAGGCGAAATTCTTGGTGTTGCCGGGTTAATGGGAGCCGGACGTTCGGAAATCATGGAGACGATATTCGGCTATACTGCAAAACAGCATGGCAGTATCCATTTGAACGGAGAGGAATTAACCATTAGTCATCCGTCAGATGCAATTAAAGCGGGTATCGGATTTATTACTGAAGACCGGAAATCAAAAGGGTTGCTTACTGATTTTTCTATCGGGGACAATATTTCGCTGACAAATATGAAATCGATTTCCAGCAAAGGGGTCGTTTCGGCTGGCAAAGAACAGCGATTAATTGCTGAATTGATGGACCGGCTTACGGTTAAGGCAACAGGTGCAACTCAGGAAGTTAAAGCATTAAGCGGAGGCAATCAGCAGAAAGTGGTTATTGCCAAATGGCTCGGGATTGATCCCAAATTGCTTATTCTGGATGAGCCAACAAGAGGTGTTGATGTTGGCGCCAAGAAAGAAATTTATAACATCATGAACGAATTAACCAAAAACGGTGTCGCCATCATCATGGTTTCCTCGGAATTGCCGGAAGTATTGGGCGTAAGTGATCGGATTATGGTCATTCATGAAGGTAAAATAGCAAATATACTGAATCATGATGAAGCTGATCAGGAAAAAATTATGACAGCAGCTGCAGGGGGTGAGTAG
- a CDS encoding ABC transporter permease subunit, which produces MVIFLGFMSDAFFTLDNIFNLLRQISVNALIAFGMTFVILTAGIDLSVGSLLALGSALTAGLLTSGMDPILAVLLGLLIGFGLGAINGLIITKGKVAPFIATLATMTIYRGATLVYTDGMPITGLSDSFAFEMIGGGYVFGIPFPVILMLAVFLILFFVLKKTVFGRQVYAVGGNEEVSVLSGIKADRVKIWVYSLTGMLSVLAGMILTSRLNSAQPTAGEMFELDAIAAVVIGGTSLMGGRGRITGTLIGALIIGVIDNGLNLMNVSSFYQQIVKGGVILLAVLLDRKSNK; this is translated from the coding sequence ATGGTTATTTTTCTCGGATTTATGAGTGATGCCTTTTTCACACTTGATAACATTTTTAACCTGCTCCGCCAGATTTCCGTAAATGCCCTGATTGCATTCGGGATGACGTTTGTTATTTTAACGGCAGGCATTGATTTGTCAGTTGGATCACTGCTTGCTCTGGGAAGTGCACTCACAGCGGGACTGTTGACAAGCGGAATGGACCCGATACTGGCTGTGCTGCTTGGGTTGTTAATCGGATTTGGTCTTGGTGCCATAAACGGGCTGATCATTACGAAAGGTAAAGTGGCACCATTTATTGCAACACTTGCGACAATGACCATCTATCGTGGGGCAACGCTGGTTTATACAGATGGTATGCCTATAACAGGACTGTCTGACAGTTTCGCATTTGAAATGATTGGCGGAGGTTATGTTTTTGGCATTCCCTTCCCGGTGATTTTGATGCTGGCTGTATTTCTGATATTATTTTTTGTTCTCAAAAAAACAGTATTTGGCCGCCAAGTGTATGCTGTCGGTGGCAATGAGGAAGTGTCGGTTCTGTCGGGAATCAAGGCAGACCGAGTCAAAATATGGGTTTATTCCCTGACCGGGATGCTGTCAGTTCTGGCTGGCATGATACTTACCAGCCGTTTAAATTCTGCGCAGCCAACTGCCGGAGAAATGTTTGAACTTGATGCAATTGCAGCAGTTGTTATTGGCGGTACAAGTCTGATGGGAGGCCGCGGGCGGATTACCGGCACATTAATCGGGGCTCTGATAATCGGGGTTATTGACAATGGTCTGAATCTCATGAATGTTTCGTCCTTCTATCAGCAGATTGTGAAAGGTGGCGTCATTCTGCTTGCGGTTTTACTGGATAGGAAGTCCAATAAATAA
- the rbsB gene encoding ribose ABC transporter substrate-binding protein RbsB, which produces MAEWLKRIGVLAVLLLVVSACSTDSPGSSDEGGESSEGSSDDSVKIGLSVSTLNNPFFVTLRDGAEAAAEEAGYEIVVTDAQDDASTQLSDIEDLLQQNIDVLLVNPVDSEAVVTAIESANSQDVPVITVDRSAEGGDVVSHIASDNVSGGEMAGEFIADQLGESGNLVELQGVPGASATRERGEGFHNIVDEIDGLDVAAQQSANFNRSEGLNVMENIIQSTDQIDAVFAHNDEMALGALEALQSNGMLEDVIVVGFDATDDAVAAVEEGTMDATIAQQPELIGQNAIDAVGSVVNDESVDEFIPVELQMVTE; this is translated from the coding sequence ATGGCTGAATGGTTGAAAAGAATAGGGGTTTTGGCAGTATTGCTGCTGGTTGTCAGTGCTTGTTCTACAGATAGTCCTGGTTCATCGGATGAAGGCGGGGAGAGTTCTGAAGGATCTTCAGATGATTCAGTAAAAATTGGATTGTCCGTTTCAACTTTGAATAATCCTTTTTTCGTGACATTGCGTGATGGTGCAGAAGCTGCGGCAGAGGAAGCCGGTTATGAGATTGTGGTAACCGATGCTCAGGATGATGCGTCAACACAATTGAGTGATATTGAGGATTTATTGCAGCAAAATATTGATGTTCTGCTAGTTAATCCTGTTGACTCTGAAGCAGTTGTCACGGCAATTGAGTCCGCCAATTCCCAGGACGTTCCTGTCATTACGGTTGACCGCAGTGCGGAAGGTGGAGATGTTGTAAGCCACATCGCCTCTGATAACGTTTCAGGTGGTGAGATGGCTGGTGAATTTATTGCCGATCAACTGGGTGAAAGTGGAAACCTGGTTGAATTGCAGGGTGTACCCGGCGCATCTGCCACTAGAGAAAGAGGAGAAGGTTTCCATAATATTGTGGATGAAATCGACGGTTTGGATGTTGCTGCTCAGCAGTCGGCAAACTTTAACCGCTCGGAAGGTTTGAACGTTATGGAAAATATCATTCAAAGTACTGACCAGATTGATGCCGTATTCGCTCACAACGATGAAATGGCACTCGGAGCATTAGAGGCACTTCAATCCAATGGTATGTTGGAGGATGTTATTGTAGTTGGCTTTGATGCAACAGACGATGCTGTTGCAGCTGTCGAAGAAGGAACCATGGATGCAACGATTGCCCAACAGCCGGAATTAATCGGGCAAAATGCGATTGACGCAGTAGGCTCAGTCGTCAATGATGAATCTGTCGATGAATTTATTCCTGTTGAATTGCAGATGGTGACGGAATAG